One stretch of Brevibacillus laterosporus DNA includes these proteins:
- a CDS encoding protein xhlA, producing the protein MRSDIKSLEKDVADLKNKTSIHDEQIRAINKTLDSINENTTWIKRTITAAIITAVSTGIIGGAIAIFYNVLKGGN; encoded by the coding sequence ATGAGAAGCGATATTAAATCACTAGAAAAAGATGTAGCTGATCTTAAAAATAAAACATCTATTCATGATGAGCAAATCAGAGCTATCAATAAAACTTTAGATAGTATCAATGAAAATACAACGTGGATTAAACGAACAATAACAGCAGCAATTATTACAGCGGTTAGCACCGGCATTATAGGCGGAGCAATCGCTATTTTTTATAACGTGTTAAAGGGAGGTAATTAA
- a CDS encoding HTH domain-containing protein has translation MEKITKDVIQDKAVIRKLHILESLIESNSFISSEVLADQLKCTKRTIMNDISQLKRTLPNNWELISISSKGHLLKKDPLDKLSNIISPYLINSDIYKILLGIFNHKYYTLEKWSQLLYLNKFTLKKNLNEFTRTLNHFDLDFNFKTLQLIGDELKIRYFYIVFFYTIQKYTEIIDIHPYLQKKIEHITRLYEVELDFNLLTIIINVSVNRIMHKCFISKNFHFKSTFNQKKLKCIESIIVEIEKCYKIKLLKKEQLFFIFSLFLISEGDIEEKKDITNYYHKSQEEIYNKYLCMLDIISSEFNLNLKVKEKIQYNIYFYLYKIDMLKHYNLSIEYLLGQYKNLHKETQELIEGYNIIHPLITSWNKNLAKNRLSKNEIYITTFNILFTLHSNSQKKALLLLSGPTAWKEFIYCKLNNELGNVLILHSKINNAKKYDVIITNYNININIKNLKTPVIQISDSMNQIDLNRIRQFVYLNNK, from the coding sequence ATGGAAAAAATCACAAAAGATGTAATACAAGATAAAGCAGTGATACGAAAACTTCATATTTTAGAAAGCCTGATTGAAAGCAATAGCTTTATATCATCAGAGGTGTTGGCAGACCAGTTAAAATGTACAAAAAGAACTATTATGAATGACATTTCTCAATTAAAACGAACACTCCCTAACAATTGGGAGTTAATAAGTATTTCGTCTAAAGGACATTTGTTAAAAAAAGACCCTCTAGATAAGCTTTCAAATATCATATCTCCGTATTTAATAAACAGCGACATTTACAAAATTTTGCTGGGTATATTTAATCATAAGTACTATACCTTAGAAAAATGGTCTCAATTATTATATTTAAATAAGTTTACACTTAAAAAAAATTTAAATGAATTTACAAGAACACTTAACCATTTTGACCTAGATTTTAACTTCAAAACGCTTCAACTAATTGGGGACGAATTAAAGATTCGTTATTTTTATATAGTTTTTTTTTACACGATACAAAAATACACAGAAATTATTGATATACACCCATATTTACAAAAAAAAATTGAACATATTACTAGGCTTTATGAGGTCGAACTAGATTTCAATCTATTAACAATAATTATTAATGTGTCTGTAAATAGAATTATGCATAAATGTTTTATTTCCAAAAATTTTCATTTTAAATCCACATTTAACCAGAAAAAATTAAAATGCATAGAATCTATCATAGTAGAGATCGAAAAATGTTATAAAATTAAGTTATTGAAAAAAGAGCAGCTCTTTTTTATTTTTTCTTTGTTTCTCATTTCAGAAGGTGATATTGAAGAAAAGAAGGATATTACTAATTATTATCATAAATCACAGGAAGAAATTTATAATAAATACCTTTGTATGCTTGACATAATTTCATCTGAATTCAATCTTAATTTAAAAGTAAAAGAAAAAATACAATATAACATATATTTTTATCTTTATAAAATCGACATGTTGAAACATTATAATTTATCAATAGAATACTTGTTGGGCCAATATAAAAACTTACACAAAGAAACTCAAGAATTAATAGAAGGTTATAATATCATTCATCCTCTGATTACTTCTTGGAATAAAAACTTAGCTAAAAATAGATTATCTAAAAATGAGATTTATATTACAACCTTTAATATTTTATTTACGCTCCATTCAAATTCTCAAAAAAAAGCTTTATTGCTTTTATCTGGACCAACAGCTTGGAAAGAATTTATTTACTGCAAATTAAATAATGAATTAGGTAACGTGCTAATCCTTCATTCGAAAATTAATAATGCGAAAAAATACGATGTTATAATTACTAATTACAACATCAACATCAACATCAAAAACCTAAAAACACCTGTAATTCAAATTTCGGATAGTATGAATCAAATAGATTTGAACCGTATCAGACAATTTGTCTATCTTAATAACAAATAG
- a CDS encoding N-acetylmuramoyl-L-alanine amidase, giving the protein MVKIFIDPGHGGTDPGAVGNGLQEKNLTLTISQKMRNLLTDYENTQVTLSREKDQYLSLKQRTDTANAWGADFLLSVHINAGGGTGYEDFCYDKLAASSPIGRIQDAIHTAVMAEIKGYGVRDRGAKSANFHMLRESKMPAVLAENLFIDTATDANLLKQASFIDAVARGHVNGLAKAFNLKKKTVSNPETSPSKPATNGYTHTIVKGDTLWSLSQKCGTTVANLKKLNPGINENALRVGSKLIVTAGATYHTVQKGDTVSGLAERYGSTITLIKDWNNLNAQYLIRVGQKLRVK; this is encoded by the coding sequence ATGGTAAAAATCTTTATTGATCCAGGACATGGCGGAACAGATCCTGGTGCAGTGGGGAATGGCCTGCAGGAAAAGAATTTAACATTAACGATATCTCAAAAAATGAGAAATTTACTGACCGATTATGAAAATACACAGGTTACGTTGAGCCGCGAGAAAGACCAATATCTCAGCCTAAAACAACGCACTGACACGGCTAATGCATGGGGAGCTGACTTTTTACTTTCCGTCCACATCAATGCTGGTGGCGGTACAGGGTATGAGGACTTCTGCTATGATAAACTTGCGGCATCCTCGCCTATAGGCAGGATACAGGATGCTATCCATACGGCAGTGATGGCTGAGATAAAGGGATATGGGGTAAGAGATCGTGGAGCAAAATCTGCCAATTTCCACATGCTGCGCGAGTCAAAAATGCCGGCTGTACTAGCTGAGAATCTTTTCATTGATACTGCTACAGATGCTAATTTGCTTAAGCAGGCAAGCTTTATCGATGCAGTAGCGCGCGGTCACGTTAATGGATTGGCTAAAGCTTTTAATTTGAAAAAGAAAACAGTTTCTAATCCTGAGACTTCTCCAAGCAAACCAGCAACGAACGGGTACACTCATACAATTGTTAAAGGTGACACTCTTTGGAGCCTATCGCAAAAATGCGGTACGACTGTAGCCAACCTTAAAAAGCTTAATCCTGGTATTAATGAGAATGCATTGAGGGTAGGTAGTAAACTGATTGTTACTGCAGGGGCAACGTACCATACTGTCCAAAAAGGGGACACTGTCTCAGGACTTGCTGAGCGATACGGCAGCACGATCACATTGATAAAGGACTGGAACAATCTCAATGCCCAGTATCTGATTCGAGTCGGACAGAAGCTGCGTGTAAAATAA
- a CDS encoding DUF3221 domain-containing protein, protein MKMSKNKLIAAVTTLTLGFGFTMGVAPAFADSNQSVLQHASISSIEKEEQQPFTGYVISIDGMYMVVANTSTQEDALSYKDDWWELASQNKILRVPISTDDDYVLGEKLNIYATAWTLSIPPIAIAPTIEKIAD, encoded by the coding sequence ATGAAAATGTCAAAAAACAAATTAATAGCGGCAGTAACCACTCTTACACTAGGGTTTGGATTTACGATGGGAGTAGCACCAGCCTTTGCGGATTCAAACCAATCCGTCTTACAGCATGCTTCTATCTCTTCTATTGAGAAAGAGGAACAACAGCCTTTCACTGGCTATGTTATTTCTATTGATGGTATGTACATGGTTGTGGCAAATACTTCTACACAAGAAGACGCACTTTCCTATAAAGATGATTGGTGGGAATTAGCTTCTCAAAATAAAATATTAAGAGTCCCTATTTCTACTGATGACGATTACGTTTTGGGTGAAAAGTTGAATATATATGCAACAGCATGGACTTTGTCAATTCCACCAATAGCAATTGCCCCTACGATTGAAAAAATAGCTGATTAA
- a CDS encoding ArpU family transcriptional regulator, which yields MVQSKLLPEIDEKEVRKLVVQELKEFKALRIAMQNKQEIENEGIKNPFPNLSTKEKENLIKYNQMSRAISGALDDVEREIIERKYLGSSRVKDISVYMDMGITKDQYYNLKKQAFSQIATALRIT from the coding sequence ATGGTGCAATCAAAACTACTACCGGAAATTGATGAAAAAGAGGTAAGAAAACTTGTTGTTCAGGAACTAAAGGAGTTTAAGGCTTTAAGAATAGCCATGCAAAACAAACAGGAAATTGAAAATGAGGGTATTAAAAATCCTTTTCCAAATCTATCAACAAAAGAAAAAGAGAATTTAATCAAATATAATCAAATGAGCAGAGCAATTTCGGGAGCTCTGGACGATGTCGAACGGGAAATAATTGAAAGAAAATATTTGGGTTCCTCAAGGGTGAAGGACATTTCGGTGTATATGGATATGGGAATAACAAAGGATCAATATTATAACTTAAAAAAACAAGCATTTTCACAAATTGCGACAGCTCTTAGGATTACTTGA
- a CDS encoding phage holin — translation MINWKVRFKNPVFLAQLFLSIILPILGYFGLTAQDLTTWGALFILLREAFSNPYVVFMIVVSLWNAINDPTTRGIEDSHQAKRYQWPK, via the coding sequence ATGATCAATTGGAAAGTACGTTTCAAGAACCCTGTATTTCTTGCACAATTATTTTTGTCGATTATTTTGCCTATCTTAGGATATTTCGGGCTAACTGCGCAGGACCTCACAACTTGGGGGGCCCTTTTTATTTTACTGAGAGAAGCATTTTCGAATCCTTATGTTGTTTTTATGATTGTGGTCAGTTTATGGAATGCAATCAATGATCCAACAACAAGAGGAATTGAAGATAGCCACCAAGCTAAAAGATATCAATGGCCTAAATAA